The Maridesulfovibrio ferrireducens genomic interval AGCCATCAAAGTTGTTCCCTCACTATAAACAGACGCACCTCTCGGCAAGCCGCCTGTTGGAGTCATAGCTATAGACCGGACAGTATTAAGGTCCAGATGATCAGCGACTTCCAAGGTAACTTTTCGATCTCCCTGCGCATATAAAACCGACAACATGGGAGGAATTTCATTAGAAAAGCGAACATCCACAACACTGCCGCGAACAGAAATAACTTCACCGCTATACTTGTGATCCATATTCAACCACCGTTTTAATCAGCCGTAGAACAACAATTTAACGCATGATATAAAATTCAACCTGATTTCAGAATACTTAAACAGCAAAACTTGTCCATCTTTTTTGAGTAAAGTTTACACAAAATAGTGAGTGTTCATGTTCTAATTCAGCCCGAATACGTACTATATCAATTAAAAATAGGTACATAAGCCAAAAACAGCTTAAGACATCAACGGTTGCCTTTAATATGAATAGGAGGCAAAACATTTCACGCACTAAAAAGCCCGGCTGTTTATTCATAATTATTTTTATTCACCACAACCTGACGGATAACATTTCATGCGCACCCCGCTGGACGTACTTCAAAAAACATACGGATACGAGAAATTCACAGGACTTCAAGAAGAAGTAACATCCCGCGTGATGGCTGGTGGAAATGCTGTTGTTTTCATGCCTACCGGCGGCGGTAAATCAGCATGTTATCAAATTCCTTCAATACTTCGCCAAGGTGTGGGTATTGTGATTTCTCCGCTTATCGCACTCATGCGGGATCAGGTTGCTGCGCTTAAGCAAATGGGAGTCCGTGCGGAATATCTGAATTCCTCAGTGAAAGGAAAAGAAGCCGCGCAAGTTATAAGCAGCTTACATAAGTCTGAACTAGACCTTTTATATATAGCGCCTGAAAGACTCGGTCAGCCCGGTTTCATAGAAATGTTGGAACAGCTTAATATTGCCTTGATTGCTATTGACGAAGCACACTGCGTTGCGCAATGGGGACACGATTTCAGGCCTGACTATCTACGCCTGAATGTTCTTGCCGAAAGGTTCCCGAATGTTCCGCGGCTGGCATTAACGGCGACAGCGGATGGACCGACACGTAGAGAAATTCTCAACAGGCTTTCTTTTACAGAAGACGATATTTTTGCGACAGGATTTGACCGCCCGAATATCCGTTATACTGTTGTTCCTAAAGAAGGCGAACAAGTTCAACTACTAAATTTTATTCAAACTGATCATTTTCAGGAATGCGGCATTGTATACCGTATGAGCCGTAAAAAGGTCGAAAAAACCGCTGAATGGCTCTGTAAAAAACGGATAAAAGCTCTACCATATCACGCTGGACTATCCGCCGAGACCCGTGAAAAAAATCAAGCCCGTTTCATGTCTGAAGACGGTATTGTTATGGTTGCAACCATCGCTTTCGGAATGGGAATTGATAAACCGGATGTAAGATTCGTAGCTCATCTTGATCTGCCCAAAAGTATTGAAGCATATTATCAGGAAACAGGTAGAGCCGGACGTGACGGACTGCCTGCCGAAGCTTGGATGTCAGTCGGAATCGGTGACATCGGTTTTCTGCGCAGAATGATAATGTCAGGCAATGCCCCTGAAGAACGCAAAGCTCTCGAGCTTAGAAAATTAAACGCTTTGCTGACATATTGCGAATCTGCAAACTGTCTGCGACAGGCTCTTCTTGGATATTTCGGAGAAGAACTCAAAGAACCGTGCGGCAATTGCTTTACATGTTTAAGCCCGCCTTCAAAATTTGACGGAACGATCGCTGCTCAAAAAGCTTTATCAAATGTTTATAGAACTGAACAAATGTATGGAGTAAACCACTTAATTGACGTTTTGCTGGGGAAAGAGACTCCGAAAGTTTTAAGTCAGGGACATGACAAATTAAGTACTTTCAAAATAGGAACTGAATATACCAAAGAAGAATGGGTTTCAATTCATCGCCAAATAGTATCATACGGGCTGCTGGATGTAGATATTGAGGGATACGGAAGCCTGAAATTGAATGCGGCAAGTTGGGAAGTTTTAAGAAAGGAAAGAACTGTCGACCTACGCAAAGATCCAATAATTGCTAAAAAGATAAGCAAGAAAGAAAAAAATATTAAACTCGTCATCGGAGGACAGGACTGTCCTTCTTTAACAACTCCCGAAGCAAAAATTTTACTTGATGATCTACGTACCCTTCGCAATGATCTTGCAAAAGAACAACAAGTTCCGGCATTTATAATATTTCCTGACAAAACATTACTCGAGCTTGCCTGTTACCGCCCGGAATCAACTAGTCAGCTATACGCTATCAGCGGCTTCGGAGATCAAAAAGTGTTTAGATATGGCAATGCCATCATAGAAATACTTATGCAGCATCAAGATGAACATGGGCGGCCGACAGATTTAGCACCAATGCCTGAGTCAAAATTTAAAACTGTTCCAACACATCAAAAAGAAAGTGAACCTGAAATTCCACCCTCTGCACTTGAAACTTTAGAATTATTTGAAGACTTGCAAGATATAGACAAAGTCGCAGAAAAAAGAAAAATAAAACCTGCAACAATATACAGTCATTTAACAGCTTGCGTGAAATCAGGTAAAATAGAAATTAAAGATATTTTGAATTATTCAAATTCCGAAATTGAATGTTTAAAAGACACAATGTCTTTATATAAAGAAGAAGGATTTTTGCAGCTTAATCCTATTTTTAATACTTTATCCGGTAATTATCCTTATGAAGTTTTGCGCTTGGTTCAGGCTGAACTTGATTATTCTATAAAATAATTTCTAAAACAAAGTACAGGTATTAAAGACCTCGTTGATATAACCTTATTTTTATGTTCCTCTTCTATAAAACAACCATTTTATGGAGGAGACATGAAAAAAATATCAATCTCTATTTTGATGTTATTCTGCTTTTTATCAACCGCTATTGCCTCTGACGGACCAGGAATACCTACTCTCAATACAAATCCAAGTCTGGATGTTATTGTTACCCGCACCACTCCGCTCCTATCTTTCAAAAATGCTGAAGGTGGAGCTCTCCCTAAAATGTATGAAGTTGAGCTGGATTTATCTGATTCTTTTAAGTCACCTAATTTACGGAAATTTACTCTCCCTGAAAGTAATGGTCTGGTCAGCGCGTTACAGATAAAAAAAGACTCCCCTCTTATTAATGAAAAATATTGGATGTGGAGAGTTAGGGCTGTTGACGCTAACGGACATAAAGGACCTTGGGCTGTTAGCAAATTTTATATAGATTCAGAAAGTGATGATCACTACTCCGGTTTTCAACGTGTCTACCCTAAATCCGTAAAAACCAGCAGTGGTTCCAATCCTGAATTTCTTATCGATTATAGTGACGCGGGCCTTAACAGCCAATGGCGAGCATCACCTCCAGGACCAAATTCAGAATGGATAGAACTGGATCTGGGTGAATCAAAAGAAATCAGCAGAATATGGTTACTTGCAGAATTCGAGAATACGGATGGCTGGCTTACTGACTTTCACTGGTTAGCGAGCAACGATGGAGCAAACTGGAATAAAATTCATAACGCCAAGATGACAAACTCAAACACTTACAGAAGTATTTTAGATTTTGCGCCACATAAAGCTCGATTTTGGCGACTTAAAATCACAAAATTCAAAGGTTATGCACCAGCTCTTAATGAAATAATGCTTTTTACACAGGGTCAACCTGAAATTCCCAATATCCCCACTCAACCATATGTCCTTGTCATCGGAAATCAGCGTAACGGTTTTACCTTCACCCGCCTTGCAGAAAGAATATCTGAGCTTGAACCCAAACTTGCTGTTGTACAGATTCCATTTTGGAAGGCCAACATGGCAATGTATAATGCTCTACCAAACAAACCTGTCGCGATAATATTAAGCGGAAATAACGCTAATTATAATGAACTTCCCATGTTTGAATATAATGGTGAATATGAACTGGTGCGCGAGGCACCAATTCCAATTCTGGGTATTTGTGCCGGTTGCCAAATGAATGCATTTGCATATGGCTACACTCGAGTACACTCAATGGGCTGG includes:
- the recQ gene encoding DNA helicase RecQ, which produces MRTPLDVLQKTYGYEKFTGLQEEVTSRVMAGGNAVVFMPTGGGKSACYQIPSILRQGVGIVISPLIALMRDQVAALKQMGVRAEYLNSSVKGKEAAQVISSLHKSELDLLYIAPERLGQPGFIEMLEQLNIALIAIDEAHCVAQWGHDFRPDYLRLNVLAERFPNVPRLALTATADGPTRREILNRLSFTEDDIFATGFDRPNIRYTVVPKEGEQVQLLNFIQTDHFQECGIVYRMSRKKVEKTAEWLCKKRIKALPYHAGLSAETREKNQARFMSEDGIVMVATIAFGMGIDKPDVRFVAHLDLPKSIEAYYQETGRAGRDGLPAEAWMSVGIGDIGFLRRMIMSGNAPEERKALELRKLNALLTYCESANCLRQALLGYFGEELKEPCGNCFTCLSPPSKFDGTIAAQKALSNVYRTEQMYGVNHLIDVLLGKETPKVLSQGHDKLSTFKIGTEYTKEEWVSIHRQIVSYGLLDVDIEGYGSLKLNAASWEVLRKERTVDLRKDPIIAKKISKKEKNIKLVIGGQDCPSLTTPEAKILLDDLRTLRNDLAKEQQVPAFIIFPDKTLLELACYRPESTSQLYAISGFGDQKVFRYGNAIIEILMQHQDEHGRPTDLAPMPESKFKTVPTHQKESEPEIPPSALETLELFEDLQDIDKVAEKRKIKPATIYSHLTACVKSGKIEIKDILNYSNSEIECLKDTMSLYKEEGFLQLNPIFNTLSGNYPYEVLRLVQAELDYSIK
- a CDS encoding glutamine amidotransferase-related protein; amino-acid sequence: MKKISISILMLFCFLSTAIASDGPGIPTLNTNPSLDVIVTRTTPLLSFKNAEGGALPKMYEVELDLSDSFKSPNLRKFTLPESNGLVSALQIKKDSPLINEKYWMWRVRAVDANGHKGPWAVSKFYIDSESDDHYSGFQRVYPKSVKTSSGSNPEFLIDYSDAGLNSQWRASPPGPNSEWIELDLGESKEISRIWLLAEFENTDGWLTDFHWLASNDGANWNKIHNAKMTNSNTYRSILDFAPHKARFWRLKITKFKGYAPALNEIMLFTQGQPEIPNIPTQPYVLVIGNQRNGFTFTRLAERISELEPKLAVVQIPFWKANMAMYNALPNKPVAIILSGNNANYNELPMFEYNGEYELVREAPIPILGICAGCQMNAFAYGYTRVHSMGWSDISAMRPEQNRTKINIEIKDYIFKKVPTPFIAPEVHGWAIYSLSNNYEIIAESDYIQAIRRKDKMRYGVQFHPEIKVSYNQAIPVLKNFLKMALERAKK